One Myxococcus stipitatus genomic window, CAACCTGGCGCGGCTGCTCGAGGCCGTCGTGGAGGAGACGGGCATCTACACGCCCACGGGCATCGTCGACGAGTTCGACCGCGCCATCCACGAGGAGCTGGACTTCATCAACGAGGCCACCAACGTCCGCGCCTTCCTGGAGAACCACCGGGAGCGGCCGTACCTCGTCATCCCGCGCGTCTACTCCTCGCTCTCCAGCCGCACGGTGCTCACGCTCGAGTTCATCCGGGGCGTGAAGATCAACCAGGCGCGGCTGTCCGACGAGGACCGGAAGGTCATCGCGCAGCACATCCTGGAGGCGAGCTTCCGGCAGCTGTTCGACGACGGGCTGTTCCACGGCGACCCCCACCCGGGCAACCTGCTCCTGCTGGAGGGCAACCGCCTGGCGCTGCTCGACTTCGGCGTGGTGGGGCGGCTGACGCGCCCCATGCAGGAGACGCTGGTGATGCTGTGCCTCGCGGTGGCGCTGAAGGACAGCGATTCGGTGGCGCGCATCCTCTACCGGGTGGGCGTCCCGGACGCCCGCGCCAACCTGGTGGGGTTCCGCAACGACATCGAGAACATCCTCGGGCACCACCTGCCCACGACGCTGGGCCAGGTGGACACGCGCTCGTTGCTCAGGGACCTGCTGGACCTGGCGGTGAAGTACCGCATCCGCATCCCCAAGGAGTACGCGCTGCTCAGCCGCGCCTCCGTGTCCACGGAGGGGATGCTGCGCAGCCTCTACCCGGAGATGAACATCATCGAGGTGGTGCTCCCGTACGCCAAGGAGCTGCTCGCCGGTCGCTACGACCCGACCCAGCTCCAGGGCGGCCTGATGCGCACCCTGCTGCGCCTCCAGTCCATGGCGGCGGACCTGCCCACGCAGCTGTCGCAGATCCTCCTCGACATGGAGTCGGGCAAGTTCACGGTGACGGTGCGCGCGGACCAGTTCGAGAAGCTCAACGAGAACCTGCGCAGCGCGGCGGTGATTGCCTTCCTGGGCCTGTGCGCGTGCGGCTTCATCGTGGGCGCGTTCATCTCCTTCGCGCCCAAGCCCTGGATGTATTCGGGGATCCCCGTGCTGGGGGCGGTGGGCATCGCCGGAGCGGCGGCCCTCTTCGGCGCCGCCATCACCTGGTACCTCTTCGGCGGACGCGGGCTGGGCAAGGTGCGCCTGAGCCGGTTCCTGAAGAAGCCCGCCAAGAAGCGCTAGCCGGACCACGTGCCGTGCCCGGTCCTTTCCGGGCCGCGCCCGCGTCGCTACCATCCCGCGTGCTCGTCCTCGAGCGCACCGGGTCATCGGCCCCGGTGCCCGTCACGGAGGGTGGTCGCAGGACATGTACAGATGCAGCGCGTGCCAGAAGTCCCAGCGCCTGGGGTCGGGGAAGTGCGAGAGCTGTGGGAAGGAGCTCACCTGGGAGCCCAGGCCGAGCATCGACGACAAGGAGAAGTCGGGCGATCTGGACCAGTTCGGCCTCGTCTGGGCCGCGTATCAGTGCATCTGCGAGAACGCCTCGGACGTCACGGGGACGGAGTTCACGCAGAAGCGGAAGGCCTTCGCCAGGAAGGTGAACGCCCTCCCCTCCGAGGACGAGAGCGACGTCTCCACGAAGGTGGGCAAGCTCAAGAAGCGGATCGACGGGCTCGCCCTGGAGCTGGGAGCGCCGTATCGGCAGTTCGTCATCAACCTCGCGCTGTTCGACTACCGGACGAGCGGCGGCGGCAGGGCTCGCAAGAACGCGAACTGGCTGCGCACGAGGAAGTCCGGCGGCATCGACGAGGACGTCTACAACCGTCCATTCGAGGACCCGCTGCCACACGTCGTCGAGCAGCTCCTCTCCAACGTGCCCCCGGGCACCCTGCAGTTCGACGCGACCAGCACCGTGGCGTTCACCTCCGGTGGCAATGACGTGTTGGGCTACGTCCCACCGAGTCGCTTCACCGCGAGCTTCCCGCTCCACCTGACAGGCGTCGGCGAGCATGATCGCCCCCGTCCCCTGCGCAATCCCCAGTTCCCCTCGGGCACCGACGCCACGAACGCCGCCCTCAAGTTCGGCTACATGGGCTCGTTCGGGTTCTCCGAGCCGTCCTATTCGGCGTGGAACGAGGAGGGCGCCGACGGCCCCGAGTACTCCGGGACGCGCCTGAACCTGGGCGCCTACTCCCTGAACGAAGCCTACCTGGGCAACCTCCTGCACCTGCTGGAGCAGACCGAGCGCTCCTCCAACCCCGATCACCTCAAGGGCTATCTCGCGTACGGCGGCGTGAAGAAGGGCCACGTCCAGAAGCTGCTCGGCATCGCCTCCCGCGCCGGGCACACGCTGGCGGCCACATGGATGCGGCAGCTGGTCCTCATCACCCGGGCGCTCGTCGCCGCGGCGCGGGAGAAGGT contains:
- a CDS encoding ABC1 kinase family protein — translated: MILQDLNRVRQITLIATRHGFGEVLERAGLWRILGRKEKVEVSPEAQRASTARRFRMLLSDLGPTFIKLGQVLSTRADLLPAEFIDELSLLQDHVEPIPLEQVHAQIRDSLGKESSELFARIDEVPLAAASIAQVHRAVTLEGEEVVVKVQRPGIAASIDSDLAVLRNLARLLEAVVEETGIYTPTGIVDEFDRAIHEELDFINEATNVRAFLENHRERPYLVIPRVYSSLSSRTVLTLEFIRGVKINQARLSDEDRKVIAQHILEASFRQLFDDGLFHGDPHPGNLLLLEGNRLALLDFGVVGRLTRPMQETLVMLCLAVALKDSDSVARILYRVGVPDARANLVGFRNDIENILGHHLPTTLGQVDTRSLLRDLLDLAVKYRIRIPKEYALLSRASVSTEGMLRSLYPEMNIIEVVLPYAKELLAGRYDPTQLQGGLMRTLLRLQSMAADLPTQLSQILLDMESGKFTVTVRADQFEKLNENLRSAAVIAFLGLCACGFIVGAFISFAPKPWMYSGIPVLGAVGIAGAAALFGAAITWYLFGGRGLGKVRLSRFLKKPAKKR